A DNA window from Dehalococcoidia bacterium contains the following coding sequences:
- a CDS encoding alpha/beta hydrolase, whose protein sequence is MRSDAIVSAIPGAENNAAAANAFLIMPQCSAASDGGYAGWRLRNGDEQLSVVRWLMFHAAMDVRHRFIEVNNVRLHCAEQGEGPTVILLHGFPECWYSWGRQLPALAAAGYHAIAPDMRGYNLSDKPKRGYDIESLVSDVVELARAIAPGDRRVHLVGHDWGGAVAWQVAWRYPSLLHSLTVMNAPHPAAYARYVRRSPGQMLKSSYMLFFQAPWLPEFVLTRKGAAAIASAFRRSTKRAEAFSAADLEVYRTAFLRPGAARAAIDYYRQAVRQGSKVLPSAAIEVPTLVLWGEDDPVLSRALNDGLDAWVKNFTIKFIPNCGHWTQQEQPDVVTSEMLGWFQRASARP, encoded by the coding sequence ATGCGCTCAGATGCAATCGTGAGCGCGATCCCCGGCGCTGAGAACAACGCGGCGGCCGCTAATGCCTTCCTGATCATGCCGCAGTGTAGCGCGGCGAGCGACGGCGGCTATGCCGGCTGGCGCTTGCGAAACGGCGACGAGCAGTTGTCCGTTGTGCGCTGGCTGATGTTTCATGCTGCCATGGACGTCAGGCATCGCTTCATCGAAGTCAACAACGTCCGCCTGCATTGCGCAGAGCAGGGCGAAGGCCCGACGGTCATCCTCCTGCACGGCTTTCCGGAGTGCTGGTATTCGTGGGGACGACAACTTCCGGCGCTCGCGGCCGCGGGCTATCACGCCATCGCGCCCGACATGCGCGGTTACAACCTGAGCGACAAGCCGAAGCGCGGCTACGACATCGAATCGCTTGTCAGCGACGTCGTGGAGCTTGCGCGCGCGATTGCCCCCGGGGATCGACGGGTCCATCTCGTCGGCCATGACTGGGGCGGCGCCGTCGCGTGGCAGGTGGCATGGCGATACCCGTCGCTGCTCCATTCGTTGACGGTCATGAATGCGCCGCACCCGGCGGCCTACGCGCGGTACGTGCGTCGCAGTCCCGGGCAGATGCTCAAGAGCAGTTACATGCTGTTCTTCCAGGCGCCGTGGTTGCCTGAGTTCGTGCTGACGCGCAAGGGCGCCGCCGCCATCGCGTCAGCGTTTCGTCGCTCGACGAAGCGTGCCGAGGCGTTCTCCGCCGCCGATCTCGAGGTCTACCGCACGGCATTCTTGCGGCCGGGTGCCGCGCGGGCGGCGATCGACTACTACCGGCAAGCGGTCCGGCAGGGTTCGAAGGTCTTGCCTTCGGCGGCGATCGAGGTGCCGACGCTGGTCCTGTGGGGCGAGGACGATCCGGTCCTCAGCAGGGCGCTGAATGACGGGCTCGATGCTTGGGTGAAGAACTTCACAATCAAGTTCATTCCGAACTGCGGGCATTGGACACAACAAGAGCAGCCAGACGTTGTTACCAGTGAGATGCTGGGCTGGTTCCAGCGCGCCTCGGCGCGCCCCTAA
- a CDS encoding GAF domain-containing protein — protein MSVEVQGELAQKLEEAIPRRRGLLDRDPEYRALTLLAKRNRRYPPRTPLDALQHVVDAARELTNGTYGALAVTGTDDYVEGFAVSGMDEKALASLKGPPQGHGPLGTMRMDGMPVHLRDVGEHEKAFGFPPKHPGMKELLGVPIFCGANVRGALYVTDRRSGNEFSDEDQEILRVLSRHGALIIEASWY, from the coding sequence ATGAGCGTCGAGGTGCAGGGCGAACTGGCCCAGAAGCTGGAAGAGGCGATTCCGCGACGCCGCGGACTGCTCGACCGCGACCCGGAGTACCGCGCGCTCACGCTGCTCGCGAAGCGCAACCGCAGATACCCGCCCCGGACGCCGCTAGACGCATTGCAGCACGTGGTCGATGCGGCGCGCGAGTTGACGAACGGCACCTACGGCGCGCTCGCCGTCACCGGTACGGACGATTATGTCGAGGGATTTGCCGTCAGCGGCATGGACGAGAAGGCGCTCGCCTCGCTCAAGGGGCCGCCGCAAGGGCACGGGCCGCTCGGCACCATGCGCATGGACGGCATGCCGGTACACCTGCGTGATGTCGGTGAACACGAGAAGGCGTTTGGCTTCCCGCCGAAGCATCCGGGTATGAAGGAGCTGCTCGGCGTCCCGATCTTCTGCGGTGCGAACGTCCGCGGCGCGCTCTACGTTACCGATCGCCGCAGCGGCAACGAGTTTTCCGACGAAGACCAGGAAATACTGCGCGTCCTCAGCCGCCACGGGGCGCTGATCATCGAAGCGTCCTGGTACTGA
- the ald gene encoding alanine dehydrogenase has product MIVGTVRELKNEEYRVGLTPEGSHALVDAGHRVLVASGAGAGVGYGDEAYAAAGASVLRDPRAVWASADLVVKVKEPLPEEYALIRDEQTLFTYLHLAALPELTRVLLRSHVTAIGYETVQLPDGSLPLLIPMSQIAGKMATEVAAQYLRKPGPGRGKLMSGIPGAPPAHVVVLGAGIVAENAIEAAVALGARVTVFDTRLDKLRRVQERWPGRTTTLMSSRLAIAHAMESADVLICAVLVPGAAAPKLVTRDMVRGMGEGTVIVDVSIDQGGTCETSRPTTHEEPIYVEERVVHYCVSNMPGAVPMTSTAALTAATLPYVLEIAGLGSRLAVEQNAALARGVLVSEGAVTHEALAASLELPFVPLERVLPQ; this is encoded by the coding sequence ATGATCGTCGGCACCGTCCGTGAGCTGAAGAACGAGGAATACCGCGTCGGCCTGACGCCGGAGGGCTCGCACGCGCTCGTCGACGCGGGCCATCGCGTGCTCGTCGCGAGCGGCGCCGGCGCCGGTGTTGGCTACGGCGATGAGGCGTATGCCGCCGCGGGCGCCAGCGTGCTGCGCGATCCGCGCGCCGTGTGGGCGAGCGCCGACCTCGTCGTCAAGGTGAAGGAGCCGTTGCCCGAAGAGTATGCGCTGATCCGCGACGAACAGACGCTGTTCACCTATCTCCACCTCGCCGCGTTGCCGGAACTGACACGCGTGCTGCTCCGCTCACACGTCACGGCCATCGGCTATGAGACCGTGCAACTGCCCGACGGTTCGCTGCCGCTGCTGATCCCGATGAGCCAGATCGCCGGCAAGATGGCGACCGAGGTGGCCGCGCAATATCTTCGCAAGCCCGGCCCGGGGCGCGGCAAGCTGATGTCGGGCATTCCCGGCGCGCCGCCCGCGCACGTCGTCGTGCTGGGCGCGGGCATCGTCGCCGAGAACGCGATCGAGGCGGCCGTCGCGCTCGGCGCGCGCGTGACGGTCTTCGATACGCGGCTCGATAAGCTCCGCCGCGTGCAGGAGCGCTGGCCGGGACGCACGACGACGCTGATGTCGAGCAGGCTCGCGATAGCGCACGCCATGGAGAGCGCCGACGTGCTCATTTGCGCCGTGCTGGTGCCGGGCGCCGCGGCGCCGAAGCTCGTGACGCGCGACATGGTGCGCGGCATGGGCGAAGGCACCGTGATCGTCGACGTATCGATCGACCAGGGCGGCACGTGCGAGACGTCGCGGCCGACGACGCACGAGGAGCCGATCTACGTCGAGGAGCGCGTCGTGCACTACTGCGTTTCGAACATGCCCGGGGCGGTGCCGATGACGTCAACGGCCGCGCTCACCGCCGCGACGCTTCCCTACGTGCTGGAGATCGCGGGGCTCGGGTCGCGCCTGGCGGTCGAGCAGAACGCCGCATTAGCGCGTGGCGTGCTCGTCAGCGAGGGCGCCGTGACGCACGAGGCGCTCGCCGCATCGCTCGAACTGCCGTTCGTGCCGCTGGAGCGCGTGCTGCCGCAGTAG
- a CDS encoding DNA cytosine methyltransferase, translating to MISLFSGAMGLDLGLEAAGFETVAAVELDRWSCATIKANRPDLPLIHGDVREITANQLLQLSGVDGEIDVVAGGPPCQSFSTAGRRSSISDVRGGLFQDFARIVDGVRPRFFVMENVRGILSAAVRHRPLKDRGAGSPQLEPDERAGSALAVIMDRLQDQLGYEVVYGLVDAVNFGVPQFRQRVIFLGSRDHEFGAAKWLPERMPIQELIPPTHAETPTVEQPYKWRTLGDAISDLNELAPEYLRYSEARLKYLRLIPPGRNWRHLREYGEDVVKAALGGAYASDGGKVGFFRRLTFERPSPTVPATPIQKGTSLCHPEHDRVLSVREYARVQQFPDDWLFAGPTAEKYKQIGNAVPIGLGRAIGHALLAFFDQDLALDVQLDGRRLPAGVVH from the coding sequence CCGTCGAGCTCGATCGCTGGAGCTGCGCCACGATCAAAGCGAATCGCCCAGACCTACCACTGATCCATGGCGACGTCAGAGAGATCACGGCCAACCAACTCCTGCAACTGTCTGGCGTCGACGGCGAAATCGATGTTGTTGCCGGTGGCCCCCCATGCCAATCGTTCAGCACGGCCGGAAGGCGCTCCTCGATCAGCGACGTACGGGGTGGGCTGTTCCAGGACTTCGCGCGCATCGTCGATGGTGTTCGCCCGCGCTTCTTTGTGATGGAGAACGTGCGTGGCATCCTTTCGGCAGCAGTGCGGCATCGCCCACTGAAGGATCGCGGCGCCGGCTCACCGCAACTTGAACCGGATGAACGTGCGGGCTCCGCGCTCGCCGTCATCATGGACCGGCTCCAAGACCAACTGGGCTATGAGGTGGTCTACGGCCTTGTCGACGCGGTGAACTTCGGCGTACCCCAGTTCCGTCAACGCGTGATTTTCTTGGGCTCGCGAGATCACGAGTTCGGGGCGGCGAAGTGGCTACCGGAGCGAATGCCGATCCAGGAGTTGATCCCGCCCACACACGCGGAGACTCCCACGGTCGAGCAGCCGTATAAGTGGCGGACGCTCGGCGACGCGATCTCTGATCTGAACGAATTGGCACCTGAGTACCTTCGGTATTCAGAGGCTCGCCTCAAATATCTTCGGCTAATACCCCCGGGTCGCAATTGGCGTCACCTCCGTGAGTACGGCGAGGATGTTGTCAAGGCGGCCCTCGGTGGTGCGTACGCCTCGGACGGTGGAAAGGTCGGCTTCTTCCGCCGCCTCACATTTGAACGCCCCTCACCGACCGTCCCGGCGACGCCAATCCAGAAGGGCACGAGCCTTTGTCACCCGGAACACGATCGAGTACTGTCTGTGCGCGAGTATGCACGCGTACAGCAGTTTCCGGATGATTGGCTATTTGCGGGCCCGACCGCCGAGAAGTACAAGCAGATCGGCAACGCCGTTCCAATCGGCCTTGGGCGGGCAATTGGACATGCGCTTCTCGCGTTTTTCGACCAAGACTTGGCGCTCGATGTTCAACTGGACGGCCGCCGCCTCCCCGCCGGAGTGGTTCATTAA
- a CDS encoding fumarylacetoacetate hydrolase family protein encodes MRLVTFRERAGGTAQLGMIAGDRVLFLDTVSRDMLGFIAQGERALDAARAMQDGAKGVNLADVVLCAPIETPRRNVVCVGLNYAEHVAESASAAGADAPKFPVFFTKPPTCVIGPEAEIPWHPHVSTSIDWEVELAVIIGEECKDVDEASALDCVFGYTVANDVTARDLQARHQQWYKGKGLDGFCPLGPVIVTRDEIANPHTLDIALRVNGDTKQQSNTSHMIFSVARLIAEWSAGMTLLAGDILLTGTPSGVGVGRKPPEFLKPADVVEAEVTGIGVLRNTVARA; translated from the coding sequence ATGCGACTCGTGACGTTTCGCGAGCGCGCAGGCGGCACCGCGCAACTCGGGATGATCGCCGGCGATCGCGTCCTGTTCCTCGATACCGTTTCGCGCGACATGCTGGGATTCATCGCACAGGGCGAACGCGCGCTCGATGCCGCGCGGGCGATGCAAGACGGCGCCAAGGGCGTGAATCTCGCCGACGTCGTGCTCTGCGCGCCGATCGAGACGCCGCGGCGCAACGTCGTGTGCGTGGGATTGAACTACGCCGAGCATGTCGCGGAGTCAGCGTCCGCCGCGGGCGCGGATGCGCCGAAGTTTCCCGTGTTCTTCACGAAGCCGCCGACATGCGTGATCGGACCGGAAGCCGAGATCCCCTGGCATCCGCACGTCAGCACGTCGATCGACTGGGAAGTCGAGTTGGCGGTGATCATCGGCGAGGAGTGCAAGGACGTCGATGAAGCGTCGGCGCTCGACTGCGTCTTCGGCTACACCGTCGCGAACGACGTCACGGCGCGCGACCTGCAGGCGCGGCACCAGCAGTGGTACAAGGGCAAAGGGCTGGACGGGTTCTGTCCCCTCGGTCCAGTCATCGTGACCCGCGACGAGATCGCCAACCCGCACACGCTCGATATCGCGCTGCGGGTGAACGGCGACACGAAACAGCAGTCGAACACCAGCCACATGATCTTCAGCGTCGCGCGGTTGATCGCCGAGTGGTCGGCAGGCATGACGCTGTTAGCGGGCGACATCCTGCTCACGGGTACGCCATCCGGCGTGGGGGTCGGCCGCAAGCCGCCGGAGTTCCTGAAGCCGGCCGATGTGGTCGAAGCTGAAGTCACGGGCATCGGCGTGCTCCGCAACACAGTCGCTCGCGCATAG
- a CDS encoding PmeII family type II restriction endonuclease yields MTNEAVHAALRDYVDRRLHFYRTKRLRDLLSKDVLMFALRGVATSDGFVEQAFAALESSSEETTMGHTWQRILKDLAEPAVIDAGDFLAEREGALWVIEEKSQTNTLNASSLAQTVRALKDRVERYRTFQQARRQPVKAMIGVMRGREDDREMRFPAGGPRTENRDLEGFEYRYIVGPAFWRWLTGRPSILSLIGDFTDATAVLVEARQDCLARLQLEIAELLAQHSLPPTIASVITLTFENDDPAATP; encoded by the coding sequence ATGACTAACGAGGCGGTTCATGCCGCGCTGCGGGATTATGTGGATCGCCGCCTTCACTTCTACAGGACGAAACGATTACGCGACTTATTGTCGAAAGACGTCCTTATGTTCGCCCTTCGTGGCGTGGCGACCTCGGACGGGTTCGTAGAGCAGGCGTTTGCGGCGCTCGAATCGTCATCCGAAGAAACCACAATGGGTCACACGTGGCAGCGGATACTCAAAGATCTCGCCGAGCCCGCCGTTATCGATGCAGGAGATTTCCTGGCCGAGCGCGAAGGCGCGTTGTGGGTGATCGAAGAGAAGAGCCAAACGAACACGCTCAACGCTTCGTCGCTGGCGCAGACGGTTCGGGCGCTCAAAGACCGCGTAGAGCGCTACCGGACCTTTCAACAGGCGAGGCGACAGCCCGTCAAGGCCATGATCGGCGTGATGCGTGGCAGGGAGGATGACCGTGAGATGAGATTCCCGGCTGGCGGGCCGCGGACCGAGAACCGTGATCTGGAAGGTTTCGAATACCGGTACATCGTCGGACCAGCGTTCTGGCGCTGGTTGACAGGCAGGCCGAGCATTCTTTCGTTGATTGGCGACTTTACGGATGCAACGGCTGTACTCGTCGAGGCACGACAGGACTGTTTAGCGAGGCTGCAATTGGAGATTGCCGAACTGCTTGCACAACACTCGCTGCCGCCGACCATTGCCTCGGTTATCACCTTGACGTTTGAGAACGATGACCCCGCCGCGACTCCTTAG
- a CDS encoding alpha/beta hydrolase gives MIRPRVFYAGPWNPDPPDAVGWPHEEARIFTPDGLELQGWYFKAKERDAATLLFMHGTSYNASDMWVSPERTKAFGDFLRGIGANFFLFDYRGYGRNAGTATEEGTYTDAASALGWLYERDDIDHAKIFFYGFSLGTGIATELAMREPGAGLILRAPFTSIRDLAVGRHPKLRAVLTVAPWLPLTNYDTLSKISRLDRPLLVMHGDADQTVPERMGQRVFEAAPEPKRYVTFPAGAHTDFATELVVPAITQFVDSVLGRDVREPIKTSAG, from the coding sequence ATGATCCGGCCTCGCGTGTTCTACGCGGGGCCGTGGAATCCGGACCCGCCCGACGCCGTCGGCTGGCCGCACGAAGAAGCGCGCATCTTCACGCCGGACGGACTCGAACTACAGGGCTGGTACTTCAAGGCGAAGGAGCGCGACGCCGCGACGCTCCTCTTCATGCACGGCACGAGCTACAACGCCAGCGACATGTGGGTCTCGCCCGAGCGTACGAAGGCGTTCGGTGACTTCCTGCGGGGCATTGGCGCCAACTTCTTTTTGTTCGACTACCGGGGTTACGGCCGAAACGCCGGTACCGCGACCGAAGAGGGCACGTACACCGATGCCGCGTCGGCGCTGGGGTGGCTGTACGAGCGTGACGACATCGACCACGCGAAGATCTTCTTCTACGGATTTTCGCTGGGGACAGGCATCGCGACGGAGCTGGCGATGCGTGAGCCGGGCGCAGGGCTGATCCTGCGCGCGCCCTTCACTTCGATCCGCGACCTGGCCGTCGGGCGGCACCCGAAGCTGCGAGCCGTGCTGACGGTGGCCCCGTGGCTGCCTCTGACGAACTACGACACGCTCTCGAAGATTTCGCGTCTCGACCGGCCGCTGCTCGTGATGCACGGCGATGCCGACCAGACCGTGCCCGAACGCATGGGCCAGCGCGTCTTCGAAGCGGCGCCGGAGCCCAAGCGATACGTGACATTCCCGGCCGGCGCGCACACCGACTTCGCAACGGAGTTGGTGGTGCCCGCGATCACGCAGTTCGTCGATAGCGTGCTCGGGCGCGACGTGCGCGAACCGATAAAGACGTCAGCAGGGTAG
- a CDS encoding DinB family protein translates to MLPQEVVDRVRSYIQHQGAKSPAALAELVEAGQVKLLAALGDVDERRASTKPAPDEWSLRELMLHVVSAESGLTSMLGQLSAGTMDAAGVTKERSQRMIGMSREDDGATFAALLGELRQLNERTLAAVRAIPETADRSAKPHHPFFGPLDVFEWAAFQRVHDEDHAQHAQKILDATK, encoded by the coding sequence ATGCTGCCACAAGAGGTCGTCGATCGCGTCCGTTCGTACATCCAGCACCAGGGAGCGAAATCGCCCGCGGCGCTCGCTGAACTCGTCGAAGCCGGGCAGGTGAAACTGCTCGCCGCCTTAGGGGACGTCGACGAGCGACGCGCGTCGACGAAGCCGGCGCCCGACGAGTGGTCGCTGCGCGAACTCATGCTGCACGTCGTCTCGGCCGAGAGCGGGCTGACGAGCATGCTCGGTCAGCTTTCCGCGGGCACGATGGACGCCGCCGGTGTGACGAAGGAACGCTCGCAGCGCATGATCGGCATGTCACGCGAGGATGACGGAGCGACGTTCGCGGCGCTGCTCGGAGAACTTCGACAGCTCAACGAGCGCACGCTCGCCGCGGTCCGCGCGATCCCCGAGACGGCTGACCGTTCGGCGAAGCCGCATCATCCCTTCTTCGGGCCGCTCGACGTGTTCGAGTGGGCGGCGTTCCAGCGCGTGCACGACGAGGACCACGCCCAGCACGCGCAGAAGATCCTCGACGCGACCAAATAG
- a CDS encoding endonuclease III, which yields MIEYQASETFRIIADRLAEEYGSPGHDSLPLGNQSDPVDELVYIILTVMTESGAEDTFAHLRALFPRWESVTAETEVILAEVLRPIGLYHQRARRLVSMFDVIREREGSIDLRRLKALPDDEIEAYLSSLPGVGKKVARCVMLYSFRRNVFPVDTHVLRVLKRLGFASGDLRLTASQDALQKQVPEILRFTLHVNLVVHGRTVCRARKPRCADCVLSSRCPSAS from the coding sequence ATGATCGAATACCAGGCCAGCGAGACCTTTAGGATCATCGCGGATCGGCTCGCGGAGGAGTACGGCTCGCCAGGACATGATTCCCTTCCCCTCGGCAATCAATCCGATCCCGTAGACGAACTCGTCTACATCATCCTCACCGTGATGACGGAATCTGGCGCGGAAGACACATTCGCTCATCTGCGCGCCCTATTTCCACGGTGGGAGTCTGTAACGGCGGAGACTGAAGTCATTCTCGCTGAGGTTCTTCGTCCTATAGGGCTCTATCACCAACGCGCTCGCCGTCTCGTCTCAATGTTCGACGTCATTCGCGAGCGAGAAGGGTCGATCGACCTACGGCGGCTGAAAGCCCTACCGGATGATGAGATCGAGGCGTACCTGTCGAGCTTGCCCGGTGTCGGTAAGAAGGTCGCTCGATGCGTCATGCTCTACAGCTTCCGCCGAAATGTATTTCCGGTCGACACCCATGTCCTCCGCGTCTTGAAACGACTCGGGTTCGCCAGCGGGGATTTGCGGCTCACCGCTTCCCAAGACGCCCTCCAAAAGCAGGTTCCCGAGATCCTACGGTTCACGCTTCACGTGAATCTAGTCGTCCACGGCCGCACCGTCTGCCGGGCGCGCAAACCACGCTGCGCGGATTGCGTCCTCTCCTCCCGGTGCCCGTCCGCAAGCTAA